The following are from one region of the Archangium lipolyticum genome:
- a CDS encoding family 1 encapsulin nanocompartment shell protein produces the protein MPDFLGHAENPLREDEWARLNETVIQVARRSLVGRRILDIYGPLGAGVQTVPHDEYTGVSPGAVDIVGEQETASVFTDARKFKTIPIIYKDFLLHWRDIEAARLHNMPLDVSAAAGAAALCAQQEDELIFYGDPKLGHEGLMNAAGRLTVPLGDWATPGAGYLAIVEATRKLNESGHYGPYAVVLSPRLFSLLHRIFEKTGVLEIETIRQLAADGVFQSNRLRGDSGVVVSTGRENMDLAVAMDMVAAYLGASRMNHPFRVLESLILRIKHPDSICTLESSPVRG, from the coding sequence ATGCCTGACTTCCTTGGACATGCCGAGAACCCGCTGCGCGAGGACGAGTGGGCGCGCCTCAACGAGACCGTCATCCAGGTCGCCCGGCGCTCCCTCGTGGGCCGTCGCATCCTGGACATCTACGGTCCGCTGGGTGCCGGTGTGCAGACCGTCCCCCATGACGAGTACACCGGCGTCAGCCCCGGCGCCGTGGACATCGTCGGCGAGCAGGAGACGGCCTCCGTCTTCACCGACGCGCGCAAGTTCAAGACGATCCCCATCATCTACAAGGACTTCCTGCTCCACTGGCGCGACATCGAGGCCGCCCGCCTCCACAACATGCCCCTGGACGTGTCCGCCGCCGCCGGTGCCGCCGCCCTGTGCGCCCAGCAGGAAGACGAGCTCATCTTCTACGGTGACCCCAAGCTCGGCCACGAGGGCCTGATGAACGCCGCCGGCCGCCTCACCGTGCCGCTCGGCGACTGGGCCACGCCCGGCGCCGGCTACCTCGCCATCGTCGAGGCCACCCGCAAGCTCAACGAGTCCGGTCACTACGGCCCCTATGCCGTCGTCCTCTCCCCCCGCCTCTTCTCCCTGCTGCACCGCATCTTCGAGAAGACGGGCGTGCTGGAGATCGAGACCATCCGGCAGCTCGCCGCCGATGGCGTCTTCCAGTCCAACCGTCTGCGCGGTGACTCGGGCGTCGTCGTCTCCACCGGCCGCGAGAACATGGACCTCGCCGTCGCCATGGACATGGTCGCCGCCTACCTGGGCGCCTCCCGGATGAATCACCCCTTCCGCGTCCTCGAGTCGCTCATCCTTCGCATCAAGCACCCCGACTCCATCTGCACCCTCGAGTCCTCGCCGGTCCGCGGTTAG
- the rimM gene encoding ribosome maturation factor RimM (Essential for efficient processing of 16S rRNA) has protein sequence MTLKPHLELGYVARAHGLRGEVAVRTFDPESETLDFVERVLVRPRTGPERVLRIESVRPTPKEMLVVFEEVEGRKDAEALVGATVLAFREDLEPPAEDEYFQGDLVGLTAVDEAGNVLGRVEELWSTGEVPNLVIRAEGKEELVVPFADDFVSTVDVPGGRLVVKPPEYLEVGGSEGEGGED, from the coding sequence GTGACGCTCAAACCCCACCTCGAGCTGGGCTACGTGGCCCGCGCCCATGGTCTTCGGGGAGAGGTGGCCGTGCGCACCTTCGACCCGGAGTCCGAGACGCTCGATTTCGTCGAGCGGGTGCTCGTGCGTCCGCGCACCGGCCCCGAGCGCGTGCTGCGCATCGAGTCCGTGCGTCCCACCCCCAAGGAGATGCTCGTCGTCTTCGAGGAGGTGGAGGGCCGCAAGGACGCCGAGGCGCTGGTGGGTGCCACCGTGCTCGCGTTCCGGGAGGATCTCGAGCCCCCCGCCGAGGACGAGTACTTCCAGGGTGACCTGGTGGGACTGACCGCCGTGGACGAGGCGGGCAACGTGCTCGGCCGGGTGGAGGAGCTGTGGAGCACCGGCGAGGTGCCCAACCTCGTCATCCGCGCGGAGGGCAAGGAGGAGTTGGTGGTGCCCTTCGCCGACGACTTCGTCTCCACGGTGGACGTCCCGGGCGGACGGCTCGTGGTGAAGCCCCCGGAGTACCTGGAGGTCGGTGGGTCCGAGGGTGAAGGGGGCGAGGACTGA
- the rpsP gene encoding 30S ribosomal protein S16, with protein sequence MAVVLRLARAGAKKKPYYHVVATDSRNPRDGKFIEAVGAYDPNLNPAKVEFDAERLEYWLKSGATPSETVFELIKRHKRAAAAATPKA encoded by the coding sequence ATGGCCGTTGTTCTCCGTCTTGCCCGCGCGGGCGCCAAGAAGAAGCCGTACTACCACGTGGTGGCCACCGACTCCCGGAACCCCCGGGACGGCAAGTTCATCGAGGCCGTGGGCGCCTACGACCCGAACCTCAACCCGGCCAAGGTGGAGTTCGACGCTGAGCGCCTCGAGTACTGGCTGAAGTCCGGCGCGACGCCCTCCGAGACGGTGTTCGAGCTCATCAAGCGTCACAAGCGCGCCGCCGCCGCCGCCACGCCCAAGGCCTAG
- a CDS encoding sigma-54-dependent transcriptional regulator, with amino-acid sequence MAKVLVIDDEANLRKVLAAMLRRDGFDVTVAADGEQGLAEFHKNGADIVVTDLVMPKAGGMEVLRAVNAANPDVPVIIITAHGTVDSAVEAIKAGAFDYVTKPFDQAELSAAIAKASKAHDVAQRSVRADAKARAAIIGESTQLQDVFKIIDKVADTPSTVLITGESGTGKELIASALHGASSRRDKPFIKINCAAIPHNLLESELFGYERGAFTGAVTSKPGRFELADGGTLFLDEIGEIPVEMQVKLLRALQEGEFERVGGIKTTRVDVRLIAATNRDLQAEIEAGRFRKDLYYRLAVVPIVLPPLRERRGDIPMLAGHFVEKYNRKLNKKIEAIDDDAMALLRAYNWPGNIRELENLIERVLLFADGPHITAKDLPDPIRQGSSTPAPAPSAAPLESPPGEGGLKDIVRMKAAELEKDLITKALEETGGNVTRAAKLLQISRKSLQTKMKEFGLRDTTAQDGRDEGIDD; translated from the coding sequence ATGGCGAAAGTTCTGGTCATCGACGACGAGGCGAACCTGCGCAAGGTGCTCGCCGCCATGCTGCGCCGTGACGGCTTCGACGTCACGGTCGCCGCCGATGGCGAGCAGGGCCTCGCCGAATTCCACAAAAACGGCGCGGATATCGTCGTCACCGACCTCGTCATGCCCAAGGCTGGCGGCATGGAGGTGCTGCGCGCCGTCAACGCCGCCAACCCCGACGTCCCCGTCATCATCATCACCGCGCACGGCACCGTCGACTCCGCCGTCGAGGCCATCAAGGCCGGCGCCTTCGACTACGTCACCAAGCCCTTCGACCAGGCCGAGCTGTCCGCCGCCATCGCCAAGGCCTCCAAGGCGCACGACGTCGCCCAGCGCTCCGTGCGCGCCGACGCCAAGGCCCGCGCCGCCATCATCGGCGAGTCCACCCAGCTCCAGGACGTCTTCAAGATCATCGACAAGGTGGCGGACACCCCCTCCACCGTCCTCATCACCGGCGAGAGCGGCACCGGCAAGGAGCTCATCGCCTCCGCCCTCCACGGCGCCTCCAGCCGCCGCGACAAGCCGTTCATCAAGATCAACTGCGCCGCCATCCCCCACAACCTCCTCGAGTCCGAGCTCTTCGGCTACGAGCGCGGCGCCTTCACCGGCGCCGTCACCTCCAAGCCCGGCCGCTTCGAGCTGGCCGACGGTGGCACTCTCTTCCTCGACGAGATCGGTGAAATCCCCGTCGAGATGCAGGTGAAGCTGCTGCGCGCCCTCCAGGAGGGCGAGTTCGAGCGCGTGGGCGGCATCAAGACGACCCGCGTGGACGTGCGGCTCATCGCCGCCACCAACCGGGACTTGCAGGCCGAGATCGAAGCCGGGCGCTTCCGCAAGGACCTGTACTACCGCCTGGCGGTGGTGCCCATCGTGCTCCCGCCCCTGCGCGAGCGCCGCGGCGACATCCCCATGCTCGCGGGGCACTTCGTGGAGAAGTACAACCGCAAGCTCAACAAGAAGATCGAGGCCATCGACGACGACGCGATGGCCCTGCTGCGGGCCTACAACTGGCCCGGCAACATCCGCGAGCTGGAGAACCTCATCGAGCGCGTGCTCCTCTTCGCCGACGGGCCGCACATCACCGCGAAGGATCTGCCGGACCCCATCCGTCAGGGCTCCAGCACCCCAGCGCCCGCTCCCTCGGCCGCTCCACTCGAGTCTCCTCCCGGCGAGGGAGGGCTCAAGGACATCGTCCGCATGAAGGCGGCCGAGCTCGAGAAGGACCTCATCACCAAGGCCCTCGAGGAGACCGGCGGCAATGTCACGCGAGCCGCCAAGCTGCTGCAGATCAGCCGCAAGTCGCTCCAGACGAAGATGAAGGAGTTCGGACTGCGTGACACCACCGCCCAGGACGGGCGGGACGAAGGCATCGACGACTGA
- a CDS encoding KH domain-containing protein translates to MEQLIIYLARALVDRPDQVSLRASEAEGARLFELKVAPEDVGKVIGRDGRTVGALRTLLGAAAQKQGQKVRLEIQDDRRQTPAPASAASPEGQ, encoded by the coding sequence GTGGAGCAGCTCATCATCTATCTCGCGCGGGCCCTGGTCGATCGACCCGACCAGGTCAGCCTGCGTGCATCCGAGGCGGAAGGGGCCCGGCTCTTCGAGCTGAAGGTCGCCCCCGAGGATGTGGGCAAGGTCATCGGCCGTGATGGGCGCACCGTTGGCGCCCTCCGGACGCTGCTCGGTGCCGCGGCCCAGAAGCAGGGCCAGAAGGTCCGCCTGGAAATCCAGGATGACCGGCGCCAGACCCCCGCTCCCGCGTCCGCCGCCTCTCCTGAAGGCCAGTGA
- the trmD gene encoding tRNA (guanosine(37)-N1)-methyltransferase TrmD, producing MYPVEVLTLFPDSVSGYLGASILGKAREKGLLCVTVTYVRDFAEGKHRVTDDTPYGGGAGMVMKPEPLVAAIEAARARAPGARVLLMSPRGPIFTQAKARELAKEPGLILVCGRYEGVDERVMPYLDGEVSLGDFILTGGEVAALAVVDAVARLLPGVLGNETSSVTESFEEGLLEHPHYTRPPVFRGAEVPAVLQSGDHARIARWRRWKALQLTRERRPDLFARLELGKADMKLLAKKEEEL from the coding sequence ATGTACCCCGTGGAGGTGCTGACCCTCTTTCCGGACAGCGTGTCCGGCTACCTGGGCGCGAGCATCCTCGGGAAGGCTCGCGAGAAGGGGCTGCTCTGCGTCACGGTCACCTACGTGCGGGACTTCGCCGAGGGCAAGCACCGCGTCACCGACGACACGCCCTATGGGGGCGGGGCGGGCATGGTGATGAAGCCCGAGCCGCTGGTGGCCGCCATCGAGGCCGCCCGGGCCCGTGCTCCCGGGGCCAGGGTGCTGCTGATGAGCCCGCGAGGCCCCATCTTCACCCAGGCGAAGGCGCGCGAGCTGGCGAAGGAGCCCGGGCTGATCCTCGTCTGCGGCCGGTACGAGGGCGTGGACGAGCGCGTCATGCCCTATCTGGACGGGGAGGTGTCCCTGGGGGACTTCATCCTCACCGGGGGCGAGGTGGCGGCCCTGGCGGTGGTGGACGCGGTGGCGCGGCTGCTACCGGGGGTGTTGGGCAACGAGACCTCCAGCGTCACCGAGAGCTTCGAGGAGGGGCTGCTGGAGCACCCGCACTACACCCGGCCGCCCGTCTTCCGTGGTGCCGAGGTGCCCGCCGTGCTGCAGTCGGGCGACCATGCGCGGATTGCCCGGTGGCGGCGCTGGAAGGCCCTGCAGCTGACCCGGGAGCGGCGTCCGGACCTGTTCGCCCGGCTGGAGCTCGGCAAGGCGGACATGAAGCTGCTGGCGAAGAAAGAGGAGGAGCTGTAG
- the rlmN gene encoding 23S rRNA (adenine(2503)-C(2))-methyltransferase RlmN, which produces MLPESTQLPADTAPVPAPAPAPAKLVEVSSLTLEGLTRFLTEELGERSFRAGQVYRWIHQRGATSFEEMTDLSKALREKLKARAEIVPLVKDAEQRSVDGTIKYRWKTRDGRYIESVYMPSEDRKTLCVSTQVGCAMACSFCMTGTLGLKRNLTPGEIVAQVHAVNREVRKLEKLETLRPLSNLVFMGMGEPLHNFENLKTALSILQSEDGPNFSHRHITVSTVGLVPMIERFGQETDVKLAISLNASTDEQRSKTMPVNRKWNIAALLDACRKFPLRQGRRITFEYVLLQGFNDSDEDAYRLIELLKDIPAKVNLIPYNENPGLGFKTTMDERAERFREILCEGHVAAFIRQNRGRDIAGACGQLANRGGENASETTQEPELP; this is translated from the coding sequence ATGTTGCCCGAGTCCACCCAGCTCCCCGCCGATACCGCCCCCGTGCCCGCGCCGGCCCCCGCGCCCGCGAAGCTCGTGGAGGTCTCCAGCCTCACGCTGGAGGGCCTCACCCGTTTCCTCACCGAGGAGCTGGGCGAGCGCTCCTTCCGCGCCGGGCAGGTGTACCGGTGGATCCACCAGCGCGGCGCCACCTCCTTCGAGGAGATGACGGACCTCTCCAAGGCCCTGCGCGAGAAGCTCAAGGCGCGGGCGGAGATCGTCCCCCTGGTGAAGGACGCCGAGCAGCGCTCGGTGGATGGCACCATCAAGTACCGCTGGAAGACGCGTGACGGCCGCTACATCGAGTCCGTCTACATGCCCTCGGAGGACCGCAAGACGCTGTGCGTGTCCACGCAGGTGGGCTGCGCCATGGCGTGCAGCTTCTGCATGACGGGCACGCTGGGCCTCAAGCGCAACCTCACCCCGGGGGAGATCGTCGCCCAGGTGCACGCGGTCAACCGCGAGGTGCGCAAGCTGGAGAAGCTGGAGACGTTGCGCCCGCTCTCCAACCTGGTCTTCATGGGCATGGGCGAGCCCCTGCACAACTTCGAGAACCTGAAGACGGCGCTCTCCATCCTCCAGTCCGAGGACGGGCCCAACTTCAGCCACCGCCACATCACCGTCTCCACGGTGGGCCTGGTGCCGATGATCGAGCGCTTCGGCCAGGAGACGGACGTGAAGCTGGCCATCTCGCTCAACGCGAGCACCGACGAGCAGCGCTCCAAGACGATGCCCGTCAACCGCAAGTGGAACATCGCGGCGCTGCTGGACGCCTGCCGCAAGTTCCCCCTGCGCCAGGGCCGGCGCATCACCTTCGAGTACGTCCTGCTGCAGGGCTTCAACGACAGCGATGAGGATGCCTACCGCCTCATCGAGCTGTTGAAGGACATCCCCGCCAAGGTCAACCTGATTCCCTACAACGAGAACCCGGGGCTCGGCTTCAAGACCACCATGGACGAGCGGGCCGAGCGCTTCCGGGAGATCCTCTGTGAGGGCCACGTGGCGGCCTTCATCCGGCAGAACCGGGGCCGGGACATCGCCGGTGCCTGTGGCCAGCTGGCCAACCGGGGTGGGGAAAACGCGTCAGAAACGACGCAAGAGCCCGAGCTTCCTTGA
- a CDS encoding M23 family metallopeptidase — MVVSLLLGLGAGGVWWWKQRLTSEKPATAATEQPLSPPVATGPGDTGAAPNPTSPNPAPAAAPLVPDSTKATGISHASVRIDGPLETAMVVAAGPEIGPALAQVVTRTLVWWVDVPGDLRRGDTLDILYETRPNEEPLVHAVRFTSNKTGQTHRTYRFQAESDKNPRYYLPSGEELELRLENSPLDDYEQVTSLLRDGRRHKGVDFKTPVGTPVKAPFTGVIRRKNWSFRYNGNCLELEETGGKHRRAIFLHMDELPRTVKVGDRFATGAVLGRSGNSGRSFAPHLHYQLEVGEDRVLDPYETHRTYRRSLPAAQRPTLEAEIRRLDGLFGTTVAGG, encoded by the coding sequence ATGGTCGTCTCCTTGCTGCTCGGCCTGGGCGCCGGAGGCGTCTGGTGGTGGAAGCAGCGACTCACCTCGGAGAAGCCGGCCACCGCCGCGACCGAGCAGCCCCTCAGCCCGCCCGTGGCCACGGGCCCCGGGGACACGGGCGCCGCTCCCAATCCCACCTCCCCCAACCCCGCTCCGGCGGCCGCTCCCCTGGTCCCGGATTCGACCAAGGCCACTGGAATCTCCCATGCGTCCGTCCGCATCGACGGCCCGCTGGAGACGGCCATGGTCGTCGCCGCCGGCCCCGAGATCGGCCCCGCGCTCGCCCAGGTGGTGACGCGCACGCTGGTGTGGTGGGTGGATGTGCCGGGCGACCTGCGCCGCGGTGACACCCTGGACATCCTCTACGAGACGCGCCCCAACGAGGAGCCCCTCGTGCACGCGGTGCGCTTCACCAGCAACAAGACGGGCCAGACGCACCGCACCTACCGCTTCCAGGCCGAGAGCGACAAGAACCCCCGCTACTACCTGCCCAGCGGCGAGGAGCTGGAGCTGCGCCTGGAGAACTCGCCCCTGGACGACTACGAGCAGGTGACGTCCCTGCTGCGCGATGGCCGCCGCCACAAGGGCGTGGACTTCAAGACCCCCGTGGGCACCCCCGTGAAGGCTCCCTTCACCGGCGTCATCCGCCGCAAGAACTGGAGCTTCCGCTACAACGGCAACTGCCTCGAGCTCGAGGAGACGGGCGGCAAGCACCGCCGCGCCATCTTCCTGCACATGGACGAGCTGCCCCGCACGGTGAAGGTGGGCGACCGCTTCGCCACGGGCGCCGTGCTGGGCCGCAGCGGCAACAGTGGCCGCTCCTTCGCACCCCACCTGCACTACCAGCTCGAGGTCGGCGAGGATCGCGTGTTGGATCCCTACGAGACCCATCGCACCTACCGGCGCTCGCTGCCGGCCGCCCAGCGCCCCACCCTCGAGGCCGAGATTCGCCGGCTGGATGGGCTGTTCGGCACCACCGTGGCCGGCGGCTGA
- a CDS encoding ATP-binding protein, giving the protein MNFVEVAVQNVRGFSPTGRFAFKSGYLVLKPPAESSPLAGLALALLYADGRGGDAALAASSQKPGKAALSFVGQDNVTYRVLRELGGGGSLHRLNPTTKQPELVTQDTTDANQFLRGQAGLPPRTSFEQLFCLQAVQLPSRRPRGAGRAASTSGLRAMSTPGMPALRTQSSPGMPGLHSPSSPGMPAVMPASDVPAAEAKLKELEREYVLCKEVDNLQFEVDGLNSQVFDLESKLRSTEGLKEKLRQVEAAWAAEPTPESLGLPQDIVARAERYPKLIARKDDALARLESEREAAEEESRRLPDVEPLTRNRNFWIAVGAGVACFLAGLALEGMGRYVGLLDIPAFGFAAVLALRHVDELQYTDKVRRKGEMFAVREKKILEEFEADAAAVRKAMEVFDVDTPADIPPRLQRREELGAEVAQLRAQLVSMERHPEFVEAANQLPVIRQQIELLNAQVTEKGSFVRDVREVEREMARLKESIALARNPQMLMGAIMPGMEMSGLEPLEDPAPMLISLTADILATDMHAVMGMLRERCVQYFGALTDRRYVGVEWDKDGRTVVAGASGRRMPLGELPPREVDLFFLSLRLTVVEKVSARVKLPLLVEDALIGVDEAKLPLLGRMLKHLGTMTQVLHVTAHPGFTQLADGTVNL; this is encoded by the coding sequence ATGAACTTCGTCGAGGTCGCCGTCCAGAACGTCCGGGGTTTCTCTCCCACGGGCCGTTTCGCCTTCAAGTCCGGGTATCTGGTGCTCAAGCCGCCCGCGGAATCGAGCCCGCTGGCCGGACTCGCGCTCGCGCTGCTGTACGCGGACGGGAGGGGTGGAGATGCAGCCCTCGCGGCCTCTTCGCAGAAGCCGGGCAAGGCCGCGCTCTCCTTCGTGGGCCAGGACAACGTCACCTACCGCGTGCTGCGCGAGCTGGGTGGAGGTGGCTCGCTGCACCGGCTCAACCCCACCACGAAGCAGCCGGAGCTGGTGACGCAGGACACCACCGACGCGAACCAGTTCCTCCGCGGCCAGGCGGGGCTCCCGCCGCGCACCTCCTTCGAGCAGCTCTTCTGTCTCCAGGCGGTGCAGCTGCCCTCGCGCCGGCCTCGGGGCGCGGGCCGGGCGGCCTCCACGTCGGGCCTGCGCGCGATGTCGACTCCGGGCATGCCCGCCCTGCGCACGCAGTCGTCGCCGGGCATGCCGGGTCTCCACTCGCCCTCGTCGCCGGGCATGCCCGCGGTGATGCCCGCGTCGGACGTTCCCGCGGCCGAGGCGAAGCTGAAGGAGCTCGAGAGGGAGTACGTGCTCTGCAAGGAGGTGGACAACCTCCAGTTCGAGGTGGACGGGCTCAACTCGCAGGTCTTCGATCTCGAGTCGAAGCTGCGGAGCACCGAGGGGTTGAAGGAGAAGCTGCGTCAGGTGGAGGCGGCGTGGGCCGCCGAGCCCACGCCCGAGTCACTGGGGTTGCCGCAGGACATCGTGGCCCGGGCGGAGCGTTACCCGAAGCTCATCGCCCGGAAGGACGATGCGCTCGCGCGGCTCGAGTCCGAGCGCGAGGCGGCCGAGGAGGAGTCGCGGCGTCTGCCGGACGTGGAGCCCCTCACCCGCAACCGCAACTTCTGGATCGCCGTGGGAGCGGGGGTGGCGTGCTTCCTGGCGGGCCTCGCCCTGGAGGGCATGGGCCGGTACGTGGGGCTGCTGGACATTCCGGCCTTCGGCTTCGCCGCGGTGCTGGCGCTGCGCCACGTGGACGAGCTGCAGTACACCGACAAGGTGCGCCGCAAGGGCGAGATGTTCGCCGTGCGCGAGAAGAAGATCCTCGAGGAGTTCGAGGCGGATGCGGCGGCGGTGCGCAAGGCCATGGAGGTGTTCGACGTGGACACGCCGGCGGACATTCCTCCGCGGCTCCAGCGACGCGAGGAGCTCGGCGCCGAGGTGGCCCAGCTGCGCGCGCAGCTCGTGTCCATGGAGAGGCACCCGGAGTTCGTCGAGGCCGCGAACCAGCTGCCGGTGATCCGCCAGCAGATCGAGCTGCTCAACGCGCAGGTGACCGAGAAGGGCTCGTTCGTCCGGGACGTGCGCGAGGTGGAGCGCGAGATGGCGCGGCTCAAGGAGTCCATCGCGCTCGCGCGCAATCCGCAGATGCTGATGGGCGCGATCATGCCGGGCATGGAGATGTCGGGCCTGGAGCCGCTGGAGGATCCGGCGCCCATGTTGATCAGCCTGACGGCGGACATCCTGGCCACGGACATGCACGCGGTGATGGGGATGCTCCGGGAGCGGTGCGTGCAGTACTTTGGCGCGCTCACGGATCGCCGTTATGTCGGGGTGGAGTGGGACAAGGACGGGAGGACGGTGGTGGCGGGCGCCTCGGGCCGGCGGATGCCGCTGGGCGAGCTGCCTCCGCGCGAGGTGGACCTGTTCTTCCTGAGCCTGCGGCTGACGGTGGTGGAGAAGGTGAGCGCGCGGGTGAAGCTGCCGCTGCTGGTGGAGGACGCGCTGATCGGCGTGGACGAGGCGAAGCTGCCGCTGCTGGGGCGGATGCTCAAGCACCTGGGGACGATGACGCAGGTGCTGCACGTGACGGCGCACCCGGGCTTCACGCAGTTGGCGGACGGGACGGTCAATCTGTAG
- the rplS gene encoding 50S ribosomal protein L19, whose protein sequence is MRRSAIEYVEAKNLRQDVTPFRTGDSVRVHWKIKEGDKERVQAFEGVVIRKTKGNNRATFTVRKVSFGVGVERIFPVHSPRYEKIEVLSRGNVNRNRLFYLRALKGKASRVETQEDAEMRRATSSGKAAEQARA, encoded by the coding sequence ATGCGTCGCAGCGCTATCGAGTACGTGGAGGCCAAGAATCTCCGCCAGGACGTTACCCCGTTCCGCACGGGTGACTCCGTTCGCGTCCACTGGAAGATCAAGGAAGGCGACAAGGAGCGCGTGCAGGCCTTCGAGGGTGTCGTCATCCGCAAGACGAAGGGCAACAACCGCGCCACCTTCACCGTGCGCAAGGTCTCCTTCGGCGTCGGCGTGGAGCGCATCTTCCCGGTGCACAGCCCGCGCTACGAGAAGATCGAGGTCCTGAGCCGCGGCAACGTGAACCGCAACCGCCTCTTCTACCTCCGCGCCCTCAAGGGCAAGGCCTCCCGCGTGGAGACCCAGGAGGACGCGGAGATGCGCCGCGCCACCTCGTCTGGCAAGGCCGCCGAGCAGGCGAGGGCCTGA
- a CDS encoding YraN family protein: protein MGRGGAEVDRKGYGDEGEEAAVRFLEGQGYRVRARNYACRHGELDVVAEHGETVCFVEVRMRSTAVWGDPSHTVSFAKQRRVVKAALHYLQTQRLREKMIRFDVISVVGRGERATVEHLPGAFDAGM, encoded by the coding sequence ATGGGAAGGGGAGGGGCGGAGGTGGATCGGAAGGGGTATGGGGACGAGGGCGAGGAGGCGGCGGTGCGCTTCCTGGAGGGGCAGGGCTACCGGGTGAGGGCGCGCAACTATGCGTGCCGCCACGGGGAGCTGGACGTGGTGGCCGAGCACGGGGAGACGGTGTGCTTCGTGGAGGTGCGGATGCGCTCCACGGCGGTGTGGGGAGATCCGTCCCACACCGTGTCGTTCGCGAAGCAGCGCAGGGTGGTGAAGGCGGCGCTGCACTACCTGCAGACGCAGAGGCTGCGGGAGAAGATGATCCGCTTCGACGTCATCTCGGTGGTGGGCCGCGGCGAGCGCGCGACGGTGGAGCACCTGCCGGGCGCGTTCGACGCGGGCATGTGA
- the rsmI gene encoding 16S rRNA (cytidine(1402)-2'-O)-methyltransferase, with protein sequence MAGTLYLVATPIGNLGDISARALETLKQVSFVACEDTRRSRVLLDHFGISADTVSLPAFAEGQRAGRILDRLEAGEDCALVTDAGSPAISDPGEKLVAEALERGVKVVPVPGPAALIAALSASGLPTGRFHFLGFLPRKGPERQSMLEEVAPLSATLALYESPRRLAETLADLKEALGERRGVVARELTKVHEEFVRGTLSELVGRYAKEEPRGEVVVLVEGRTGEHRWSEEELRRALEEGLGRGEKLKGLSTELAKRAGWPGQDVYRLGLGLKKR encoded by the coding sequence ATGGCAGGGACGCTCTATCTGGTGGCCACGCCCATCGGGAACCTGGGGGACATCTCCGCGCGCGCGCTGGAGACGTTGAAGCAGGTGTCCTTCGTGGCGTGCGAGGACACGCGGCGCTCGCGCGTGCTGTTGGACCACTTCGGAATCTCGGCGGACACGGTGAGCCTGCCGGCCTTCGCGGAGGGCCAGCGGGCCGGGCGCATCCTGGATCGGCTCGAGGCGGGGGAGGACTGCGCGCTGGTGACGGACGCGGGCAGCCCGGCGATCAGCGATCCCGGGGAGAAGCTGGTGGCGGAGGCGCTCGAGCGAGGGGTGAAGGTGGTGCCGGTACCGGGGCCCGCGGCGCTGATCGCGGCGCTGAGCGCCTCGGGGCTACCGACGGGCCGCTTCCACTTCCTGGGCTTCCTGCCGCGCAAGGGGCCGGAGCGCCAGAGCATGTTGGAGGAGGTGGCGCCGCTCTCGGCGACGCTGGCCCTGTACGAGTCCCCGCGGAGGCTGGCCGAGACGCTGGCGGACCTGAAGGAGGCGTTGGGGGAGCGGCGGGGGGTGGTGGCGCGGGAGCTGACGAAGGTGCACGAGGAATTCGTGCGAGGAACGCTGTCGGAGCTGGTGGGGCGCTACGCGAAGGAGGAGCCGCGGGGCGAGGTGGTGGTGCTGGTGGAGGGACGCACGGGAGAGCACCGCTGGTCCGAGGAGGAGCTGCGGCGTGCGTTGGAGGAGGGGCTGGGACGAGGGGAGAAGCTGAAGGGACTGAGCACGGAGCTGGCGAAGCGGGCCGGATGGCCGGGGCAGGACGTGTACCGGCTGGGGCTCGGGCTCAAGAAGAGGTGA